From the genome of Danio aesculapii chromosome 16, fDanAes4.1, whole genome shotgun sequence, one region includes:
- the si:ch211-198c19.1 gene encoding uncharacterized protein si:ch211-198c19.1 produces MIKHLSLLLVLLVLATKTLNTEEELKESGFGFPPPRHGLALLKWYVKDCIDNNMMALCNPVTGEFGFHVFYDKGYLLPPLKDKHTYKYFTIGNLNYRHSEDLPYEVRKYYNPHDKRSNMDRVLVKLNQNKNQIEEIYISEHYNPRRTFRLGVSLIDELRSHQNIEIYQNISM; encoded by the coding sequence ATGATTAAACATCTCAGCCTTTTGCTAGTCCTCCTGGTCCTGGCAACTAAAACATTAAACACTGAAGAGGAGCTGAAAGAGTCTGGCTTTGGATTTCCACCGCCTCGACACGGACTCGCTCTTCTGAAGTGGTATGTGAAAGACTGCATCGACAATAACATGATGGCTCTCTGTAATCCCGTAACTGGAGAGTTTGGGTTCCATGTGTTTTATGATAAAGGGTATCTGCTCCCTCCATTGAAGGACAAACACACGTATAAATACTTCACCATAGGAAACCTGAACTACCGGCACTCTGAGGATCTCCCCTATGAAGTGAGGAAGTACTATAATCCACATGATAAACGGAGCAACATGGACAGAGTCCTTGTGAAGCTCAACCAGAACAAGAATCAAATTGAAGAGATCTACATATCAGAGCACTATAATCCCCGCAGAACTTTTCGTTTAGGGGTCTCACTCATCGATGAACTGAGATCGCATCAAAACATTGAAATCTATCAAAACATATCTATGTGA